The Aminipila terrae nucleotide sequence ATTAGAAATGAAAGGATTAATTAAAGAAGTACTAATAGCAGTAATAATTGCATTTATCATTATGCAGTTTATAAAACCGACCATTGTAAAGGAATCATCCATGCAGCCTACATTGTATGAAAATAATTATATATTATTAAATAAGCAGGCTTATAACTTTGGACAGCCTAAGAGAGGGGACATCATTGTGTTCCACACTGGCTTAAAACTTGAAAACGGCAAAGAAAAAATGCTGATTAAGAGAGTTATCGGATTGCCGGGAGAAACAATTACTATAAAAGAAGGTAATGTTTATATCAATGATAAAATGCTTACAGAGAAGTATACAAAAGATGGATATACCGATGGGGATATTGAAAATCTAAAGATTCCAAAAGGCGAGATGTTTGTAATGGGGGACAACAGACTTGTCAGCATTGACAGCAGGTTGGACGAAGTAGGATGTGTCAAAATTGATGATGTCCTGGGGAAAGCTTTTGTAAGGCTGTATCCATTCAATGAGATAAGAACGTTTAAGTAATACAGGGACGTTTAACCAAAGGGAAATAGTAAAGCAAAAAACGCCCTTCGAAAGGAGAGCAAAAATTATGAAAGAAAAAAAATAATTGCTAATAATAAAAAAGCAAGGCATGATTATTTCATAGAGGAAGTTTATGAGGCTGGAATGGTACTTACGGGAACAGAGATAAAATCCATCCGTAAGGGAAAGATAAACATTAAAGAGAGCTATGCCAAAATAGAAAACGGTGAACTTATTATTTATGGGATGAATATAAGTCCATATGAGCAGGGAAACCGTTTCAATGTAGATCCAATCAGGCCGAGAAAGCTTTTGCTGCACAAGCAGGAAATCCGAAAATTAATCGGATTAATTACATTAAAAGGCCTGACTCTGGTCCCTCTGAATGTTTATATAAATCAGCAGGGAAAAGCTAAGATGGAACTTGCCGTAGCCAGAGGAAAGAAAAACTACGATAAGCGTGAAGATATTGCCCGTAAGGATGCCGACAGAAGGATGCAGCAGGCAGTCAGAAGAGAAGCAAAAAATTATTAGACTTGAAAGGCACTTTAAATAAAGGTGCCTTTTTATATCATTTTACCAAAGGAGAAACAGCAATGAGAAAAATAAAAATTATACCAGATTCTCCCTTTTATACTAATTGTGACATTTCAGTTTATGATGTAACAGATGGAAATGAAAAGAAAAGATGTAAGATTAAAGTAGAATATGCAGAATATGATGTGAATCAGATGAAGAAAAAGGGCGCCTCCAAAGAGGAAGTATTACAAAATTATAAAAACATGATTTATGATGTTGTAAAGTACTATATAGCAGATGACTGGGAATGTATAAATGGTTATGAGGAAATTCTTAAAGTTATTGATGACAAAATAAGCCATTATTTTTAGATAAATATTAACGCTTAAAATAATAGAGATTTATATTGCTTTTGTACAGTTATTGTGTATAATTTTATTAAGAACAATAAATAAAAAAACAGATCTTTGCACAGAATAATCGGTAGAAGTTATATTTTCATACAGTAAGAAAAGAGGTTAATTATGAAAGATTTACTTAGCTATGCTGACCGATATATTAAAAGGGCAAACTGGAAAGATATGGCACTTATGAAAGTGTGCTTATGTTCAATGGGAGTAGTAATTGGTGCTTCTCTTTCTGATAAAGCAAAAAAGCCAGTGAAATGTGGTGCAAAGTTTTTATTCGTTGTGACTTATGTCCCACTGATGATTAAAGCTACTTCTATATTTCTGGAAGAAAAGCCGGAGGTGAAGAAGATTTATTAGGTTATGGGGATGTAAAGGTTTCGACGGGGGTGTAGAAGCCTGATAAGCGAGCCGCAGTTTGCCAAGTCTGCGTTAAAAATGGCACGTTAAATATAAACGCTAAAAATAATAACAATTACGCATTAGCTGCATAGTTCAGCGCCGCGCACAGCGGTAGCGTCGTCGGCCTGCATTCACCCGTAGGTGCATGGATCCGGCGTCGACATACGGGAAAACTCTGTGTGAGCTCCTAGTAGCACAGGGGACTAATAGGATAGCGGACCTGATAGCCTGCCAACGGGCGATCGGAGAAGCGAAACAATAAAACATTGGCTGCGCTCGGAGAAATTCATGTGGAAATGCTTTCGGACAGGAGTTCGACTCTCCTCATCTCCACCACAAAACCGTTGAAATTTCAACGGTTATTTTTTTAATATTGTTGTTTGTCGTAAAATTGTCGTAAAAGTTATTTTTGACTGATGAGTTTTGAGAAATAATCATCCATCTTTTGAGCTGCTTCCTGATCAGAATTATTGAAGATATGAGTATAGGTATTTCTGGTTGTAGACAGCTGACTGTGTCCCAACCTTTTACTTATTTGTACCTCACTTACTCCAAGATAATCCAGGATAGAAGTATGAGTATGCCTTAATTGGTGGAAGGTGATTTTTCTAAGACCTTCTCTTTTTATGAAATTGGGGAACCATCTGTTTATATTTCTTGGAAAAATTGGTTCTCCAAATTCATTAACAAAAATATAGCTTGAATCGTTCCATTTTGAACCAAGCCTGATTTTTTCTTTCTTCTGGTACAATTGATACTCTTTCAGTAGCTTCGTGCACAGCTCGGGAATTGAAATTGTTCGTTGACTCTTTTTAGTCTTAGGTGAATCTTCAACAATGCCAAAACCATGCACATAGGATCTGTTCCTTTCAACAGTCAGGCTTTTCTCACTCCAGTTAATGTCTTCCCATTTTAATCCACATATTTCACTAGCTCTTAATCCAGTAAATAAGTCTAGCATAATAGCCACTTTGTAAGTTAGCTCGTCAGTATCAAGAGCCATGATTTTATCAATTAAAATTAATACTTCAGTACGATTATAAAAGTCGGCC carries:
- the lepB gene encoding signal peptidase I, with the protein product MKGLIKEVLIAVIIAFIIMQFIKPTIVKESSMQPTLYENNYILLNKQAYNFGQPKRGDIIVFHTGLKLENGKEKMLIKRVIGLPGETITIKEGNVYINDKMLTEKYTKDGYTDGDIENLKIPKGEMFVMGDNRLVSIDSRLDEVGCVKIDDVLGKAFVRLYPFNEIRTFK
- a CDS encoding permease of phosphate ABC transporter; this translates as MKDLLSYADRYIKRANWKDMALMKVCLCSMGVVIGASLSDKAKKPVKCGAKFLFVVTYVPLMIKATSIFLEEKPEVKKIY
- a CDS encoding tyrosine-type recombinase/integrase, with amino-acid sequence MPGTYRKRGKDSYLLEVCIGTDYTGKPNRYNTTVHCKSPKEADKALAKFYAECEAGNYAKESNFTIGQLCDLYMKEHAKHSVKASTYSKYEVLIRNQIKPYIEKRKANKATVLQLQQWVNNLYESGLSNKSVHCAFSLLRTIFTTAKKWQLISVNPCEDVTLKPLRAAEADFYNRTEVLILIDKIMALDTDELTYKVAIMLDLFTGLRASEICGLKWEDINWSEKSLTVERNRSYVHGFGIVEDSPKTKKSQRTISIPELCTKLLKEYQLYQKKEKIRLGSKWNDSSYIFVNEFGEPIFPRNINRWFPNFIKREGLRKITFHQLRHTHTSILDYLGVSEVQISKRLGHSQLSTTRNTYTHIFNNSDQEAAQKMDDYFSKLISQK